A window of the Polaribacter batillariae genome harbors these coding sequences:
- the glgA gene encoding glycogen synthase: MKALFFTREFPPYVYGGAGVHVEYLANELAKLMEIDVRCFGDQDSKNNNLTVKGFPYENTIFDNSNDKLKAVFKTLSTGLHMNAAPIDADVVHCHTWYAHFAGIVAKLCYGIPLVITTHSLEPLRPWKREQLGRGYDASSWIEKTAIEMADALIAVSEETKEDVLNYFNVDEKKVKVIYNGINLQEYITTSESNTLDEYGIDKNKPYVLFVGRITRQKGIIHLVNAIKYIDANTQIVLCAGAPDTPEIGEEMKNAVNEVQKTRSNVIWIDKMVTKKEIIQLYSHAHVFCCPSIYEPFGIINIEAMACDTAVVASAVGGIKEVVVHNETGILVPVEQQKSAPFEPIDPDKFARDLANGINKVIHNPELRKSMAKKGRQRVEEHFDWIAIAKQVEELYKSLKN; encoded by the coding sequence ATGAAAGCACTTTTTTTTACAAGAGAATTTCCTCCATATGTTTATGGTGGAGCTGGAGTTCATGTTGAATATTTAGCAAATGAACTTGCTAAACTAATGGAAATTGATGTAAGGTGCTTTGGAGACCAAGATTCAAAAAACAATAATTTAACAGTAAAAGGGTTTCCTTACGAAAATACGATATTCGATAATTCTAACGATAAATTAAAAGCTGTTTTTAAAACACTAAGCACTGGGCTTCACATGAATGCGGCTCCAATTGATGCAGATGTAGTTCATTGCCATACTTGGTATGCTCATTTTGCAGGAATCGTTGCAAAACTTTGCTATGGAATTCCACTAGTAATTACCACACATTCTTTAGAACCTTTAAGACCTTGGAAAAGAGAACAATTAGGTCGTGGTTACGATGCTTCTTCTTGGATAGAAAAAACAGCTATTGAAATGGCAGACGCACTTATTGCAGTTTCAGAAGAAACTAAAGAAGATGTTTTAAATTATTTTAATGTTGATGAAAAAAAAGTAAAAGTAATTTACAACGGAATTAATTTACAAGAATACATAACCACTTCCGAAAGCAATACTTTAGATGAATATGGTATCGATAAAAACAAACCTTATGTTCTTTTTGTAGGAAGAATAACAAGACAAAAAGGGATTATTCATCTAGTAAATGCCATTAAATATATAGATGCAAATACACAAATTGTTTTGTGTGCAGGGGCACCAGATACTCCAGAAATTGGAGAAGAAATGAAAAATGCCGTAAACGAGGTTCAAAAAACACGCAGCAATGTTATTTGGATTGATAAAATGGTAACCAAAAAAGAAATTATTCAATTATATTCTCATGCACATGTTTTCTGTTGCCCATCTATTTACGAACCTTTTGGCATTATTAATATCGAAGCCATGGCTTGCGATACAGCTGTTGTTGCCAGTGCTGTTGGAGGAATTAAAGAAGTAGTTGTACATAACGAAACTGGAATCTTAGTGCCTGTTGAGCAACAAAAATCGGCACCTTTCGAACCTATTGATCCAGATAAATTTGCCAGAGATTTAGCAAATGGAATAAACAAAGTTATTCATAATCCTGAATTGAGAAAATCGATGGCAAAAAAAGGAAGACAAAGAGTTGAAGAACATTTCGATTGGATAGCAATTGCAAAACAAGTAGAAGAATTATATAAATCACTAAAAAACTAA